Proteins encoded by one window of Rhodococcus sp. OK302:
- a CDS encoding acyl-CoA thioesterase, with protein MTATTARAYTSNVVVRWSDMDAFKHVNHARMVTLLEEARTDSLLSAGPESANLFGTSVVAGIEVRYRTPLTHSDSPLPVTMWIEKLRTVDVTLRYEVRSAHTALDSKPAVTATTQLAFADPEAGTLRRLSADERAALTAWTPTD; from the coding sequence ATGACCGCCACCACCGCCCGCGCCTACACCTCGAATGTCGTCGTCCGGTGGTCCGATATGGACGCTTTCAAGCACGTCAACCATGCCCGCATGGTCACCCTCCTCGAAGAAGCTCGCACCGACTCACTGCTCTCCGCCGGCCCCGAAAGCGCGAACCTCTTCGGCACCTCCGTCGTCGCCGGGATCGAAGTCCGGTACCGCACCCCGCTCACACACTCCGACAGCCCACTCCCCGTCACGATGTGGATCGAGAAGCTCCGCACCGTAGACGTCACCCTCCGCTACGAGGTGCGCTCCGCACACACCGCACTGGACTCGAAACCTGCGGTCACCGCGACCACCCAGCTCGCGTTCGCCGACCCCGAAGCCGGAACGCTGCGTCGTCTGTCCGCCGACGAGCGGGCCGCGCTCACAGCGTGGACCCCAACAGACTGA
- a CDS encoding DUF1707 SHOCT-like domain-containing protein — translation MTATTRLRARDVDRDAVRDALDSAFVDGQLTDVEHRNRTEATRSARTLADLDRLVRDLQLPADLRESVTTPSPPRSTRWAVALATVVVLVCGIVVITSGRNNDDPAATTAGAPAELTTAAGFGRMLDEIAHHLDDSQVDRLTVYPAYATFSRPVPGQPGREQSYRYEVEGGQVRITNDGTSPNRTEGVPVDLAELLLNVPRLIGLLYGADRTLGVGDPTDVYLIADRGDDGPAVGIYLRNEDTGAHGFLTVGFDGTIRSVYRSDQ, via the coding sequence ATGACTGCGACAACGCGGCTGCGCGCCCGCGACGTCGACCGCGACGCCGTGCGCGACGCCCTCGACTCGGCCTTCGTCGATGGCCAGCTGACCGATGTCGAGCACCGAAATCGGACCGAGGCGACCCGGTCGGCGCGCACGCTGGCCGACCTCGACCGACTCGTGCGGGACCTGCAGCTGCCTGCGGATCTGCGGGAGAGCGTGACCACGCCGTCACCGCCGCGGAGCACCCGCTGGGCCGTCGCGCTCGCGACTGTTGTCGTCCTGGTGTGCGGAATCGTGGTGATCACGTCGGGTCGGAACAACGACGATCCGGCCGCCACCACGGCTGGAGCGCCAGCGGAACTGACCACTGCGGCGGGTTTCGGGCGGATGCTCGACGAGATCGCCCACCACCTGGACGACTCGCAGGTCGACCGGCTAACCGTCTACCCCGCGTACGCGACGTTCTCGCGCCCGGTTCCCGGCCAACCCGGCCGCGAGCAGTCGTACCGGTACGAGGTGGAGGGTGGGCAGGTCCGGATCACGAACGACGGAACGTCGCCCAACCGCACCGAGGGCGTGCCCGTCGACCTCGCGGAGCTGCTCCTGAACGTTCCCCGGCTGATCGGGCTGCTCTACGGCGCCGATCGCACGCTCGGCGTGGGCGACCCGACCGACGTCTACCTGATCGCAGACCGCGGGGACGACGGACCGGCCGTGGGCATCTACCTGCGGAACGAGGACACGGGTGCGCACGGCTTCCTGACGGTCGGCTTCGACGGCACCATCCGCAGCGTCTACCGAAGCGACCAGTAG
- a CDS encoding DUF1707 SHOCT-like domain-containing protein: MPEQDSSRTRARDIDRAQTCGLLDAGYGEGQLDPTEYEVRTAAAMKAKTLGELDTLVSELQIPEHLVEATRAPAPRRRVPGRVVAAAVAAVLAVGGTLAFATRGDYAAPTTGVARQAPASAPIPAGEPQPIVIEPIDPLTADGVREFVRQLGAKFGGDLRVDQVTFYSSYVFVTRMLEDQPHREQDWSFRAGFSTSRDPESRPLDTATVDLAALDVDRLGDVIATGANRVGMPLGRVEYIFVRPDSPTEGLVTVLFKDDADRSGSVDTRLDGSVVNVSPAEG; this comes from the coding sequence GTGCCTGAGCAGGATTCCTCCAGAACTCGCGCGCGCGACATCGATCGCGCCCAGACATGCGGGTTGCTCGACGCCGGATACGGTGAGGGACAGCTCGATCCCACCGAGTACGAGGTACGCACCGCCGCGGCGATGAAGGCCAAGACGCTCGGTGAACTCGACACGCTGGTCTCGGAACTGCAGATCCCCGAGCATCTCGTCGAGGCCACCCGGGCGCCGGCGCCGCGGCGCCGGGTTCCCGGACGCGTCGTGGCCGCCGCCGTCGCCGCGGTCCTGGCGGTCGGCGGAACACTGGCCTTCGCCACCCGCGGGGACTACGCGGCGCCCACCACCGGTGTCGCCCGGCAAGCTCCCGCCTCTGCGCCGATCCCGGCGGGCGAGCCACAGCCAATCGTGATCGAGCCGATCGATCCCCTCACCGCCGACGGAGTCCGCGAATTCGTGCGTCAGCTCGGAGCGAAGTTCGGCGGGGATCTGCGGGTGGACCAGGTGACCTTCTACTCCAGCTACGTGTTCGTGACCCGGATGCTGGAGGACCAGCCGCACCGCGAACAGGATTGGAGCTTCCGCGCCGGCTTCTCCACATCGAGAGATCCGGAGTCACGGCCCCTTGACACCGCCACCGTCGACCTCGCGGCCCTCGACGTGGACCGGCTCGGCGACGTGATCGCGACGGGGGCGAACCGTGTCGGGATGCCGTTGGGAAGGGTGGAGTACATCTTCGTACGCCCGGACTCGCCAACCGAAGGCTTGGTCACCGTCCTGTTCAAGGACGACGCGGACCGATCGGGATCCGTCGACACGCGTCTGGACGGCTCGGTCGTCAACGTCTCCCCGGCCGAGGGATGA
- a CDS encoding DUF4259 domain-containing protein, producing the protein MGVWGSGNFDSDTVADGLGMLTGRIVDDITAEFEDDSSLEPDEWGGEMVPAWLEILTEIAETRRVGVTFPSTTVLIDWRDRYLCVWDGYIDELEPNDDYKVERRAVLVRTFERAVAVAAERERV; encoded by the coding sequence ATGGGCGTCTGGGGTTCAGGAAACTTCGACAGTGACACCGTCGCGGATGGGTTGGGAATGTTGACCGGCCGGATCGTCGACGACATCACCGCGGAGTTCGAGGACGACTCGAGTTTGGAGCCGGACGAGTGGGGCGGGGAGATGGTGCCGGCGTGGCTCGAGATCCTCACCGAGATTGCCGAGACCCGACGGGTCGGTGTGACCTTTCCGTCGACGACTGTGCTGATCGACTGGCGCGACCGATATCTGTGTGTGTGGGACGGGTACATCGACGAACTCGAGCCGAACGACGATTACAAGGTTGAGCGTCGGGCGGTGCTTGTCCGTACCTTCGAGCGGGCGGTTGCTGTCGCCGCCGAGCGGGAGCGGGTCTGA
- a CDS encoding helix-turn-helix domain-containing protein — translation MVGRVASENVFQIRLNELFAAANRRPTNRAVAKGLLAQGCRVSTPYLSQLRNGVRDSPSDEVVTALADYFAVSPDYFFTIPWSGDRTRAQASDTDIVEYLDDLALKELLRTANGLSAVSLELLNNMATKFRISDHRRAVPADSPSYD, via the coding sequence ATGGTCGGGCGAGTAGCCAGCGAAAACGTCTTTCAGATTCGATTGAACGAGTTGTTCGCCGCCGCGAATCGGCGGCCGACCAACAGGGCAGTGGCGAAAGGACTTCTGGCACAAGGATGCCGGGTCTCGACGCCATATCTCTCGCAGTTGCGTAACGGAGTACGCGATAGCCCGTCCGACGAAGTCGTGACCGCGTTGGCCGACTACTTCGCCGTCTCCCCCGACTACTTCTTCACCATCCCCTGGTCCGGTGATCGAACCCGCGCACAGGCCTCGGACACCGACATCGTCGAATATCTCGATGACCTGGCACTCAAAGAGCTCCTACGGACTGCGAACGGACTCTCCGCAGTATCGCTGGAGCTGCTCAACAATATGGCCACCAAATTCCGCATCTCCGATCACCGCCGCGCGGTCCCAGCAGATTCACCGTCTTACGACTGA
- a CDS encoding LPXTG cell wall anchor domain-containing protein: MAEPANIPASCAGAPLCLENTAAETAAVPLISPAVAGVVGVVLALGAGGFVVVRRRKAAVG; the protein is encoded by the coding sequence ATGGCGGAGCCGGCGAACATCCCTGCTTCTTGTGCGGGGGCTCCGCTGTGCCTGGAGAACACAGCGGCCGAGACCGCAGCGGTACCACTGATCAGCCCTGCTGTCGCGGGTGTTGTGGGCGTAGTACTGGCGCTCGGTGCGGGCGGGTTCGTCGTGGTCCGCCGTCGCAAAGCTGCAGTGGGCTGA
- a CDS encoding cytochrome C5 has product MSDTEHTDHAGGLAALRHALDESGLLADLQDEDGFVVGTAPVPAADAHVNVNVDPEIDEYSDIDTAALLAAVERILCVDVPQWQRIVDTIAAEIEDAVGDQPVEEKTPLGDDLILRSIVVFRDATLLSLEAPKQFPDSWIRVQLDDDLSVDGVAVDDKDADAKVFEFASLDDLLDDLSSADGS; this is encoded by the coding sequence GTGAGCGATACCGAACACACCGATCATGCGGGAGGTCTTGCTGCACTTCGTCATGCGCTCGATGAGAGTGGGCTTCTGGCGGACCTTCAGGACGAGGACGGGTTCGTTGTCGGCACTGCTCCGGTACCGGCAGCCGACGCGCACGTGAACGTCAATGTCGACCCTGAAATCGACGAGTACTCCGACATCGACACTGCAGCACTGCTCGCCGCGGTCGAACGGATTCTCTGCGTCGACGTTCCTCAGTGGCAGCGCATCGTGGACACCATCGCCGCGGAGATCGAAGACGCGGTCGGAGACCAGCCTGTCGAGGAAAAGACACCGTTAGGTGACGATCTGATCCTTCGCTCGATCGTTGTTTTCCGCGACGCAACGCTTCTCTCGTTAGAAGCGCCGAAACAGTTTCCCGACAGCTGGATTCGCGTGCAACTCGATGACGACCTCAGCGTCGACGGTGTCGCTGTGGACGACAAGGACGCCGATGCCAAGGTGTTCGAGTTCGCTTCGCTGGACGATCTTCTCGACGATCTCAGTTCTGCCGATGGCAGTTAG
- a CDS encoding SDR family NAD(P)-dependent oxidoreductase gives MSLDVAGTTILITGASAGLGVEFAHRFAGRGANLVLVARRADRLEALAVDLRDTHGVTVTVLPADLTQPDIAQALRSDLAGRGITVDSLINNAGFGTHGAFNEENLEQVRSEIQLNVTTLVELTHTFLPDLLAGRGALVNIASTASFQPTPGMAVYGASKAFVLNFTEALWAEARGTGLTVLAVCPGPTRTEFFDVVGSEEAAVGRMQTAAQLVDTAFRTLDRRSAPPSVVSGLPNWVSSISTRFATRRLGALISGRLLGDIRMKSILSAK, from the coding sequence ATGTCGCTGGACGTAGCCGGAACCACCATCCTCATCACGGGTGCAAGCGCCGGCCTCGGGGTCGAGTTTGCCCATCGATTCGCCGGTCGCGGCGCAAATCTCGTGCTTGTCGCCCGACGCGCTGATCGCCTCGAAGCCCTTGCCGTCGATCTCAGAGACACTCACGGCGTAACCGTCACTGTCTTGCCCGCAGATCTCACGCAACCCGACATAGCCCAGGCCCTACGAAGTGACTTGGCCGGTCGAGGAATTACCGTCGACTCCTTGATCAACAACGCCGGATTCGGAACTCACGGGGCGTTTAACGAAGAGAACCTCGAGCAGGTCCGGTCAGAAATTCAGCTGAACGTCACGACACTGGTCGAACTGACGCACACATTCCTGCCGGACCTACTCGCCGGACGCGGCGCGCTCGTCAACATCGCGAGCACCGCATCATTTCAGCCGACGCCAGGCATGGCCGTCTATGGTGCATCCAAAGCGTTTGTTCTCAATTTCACGGAAGCTCTGTGGGCCGAAGCGCGCGGAACCGGCTTGACCGTGCTGGCTGTCTGCCCCGGCCCGACAAGAACGGAGTTCTTCGATGTCGTCGGATCCGAGGAAGCAGCGGTCGGTCGTATGCAAACCGCAGCTCAGTTGGTAGACACAGCTTTCCGTACATTGGACCGTCGCAGTGCACCGCCGAGCGTCGTATCGGGCCTACCCAACTGGGTGTCCTCGATCAGCACGCGATTTGCCACACGCAGACTGGGCGCATTGATCTCAGGTCGCCTACTCGGAGACATCCGGATGAAGTCCATTCTCAGCGCAAAATAG
- a CDS encoding IS6 family transposase: MQVSSTYKGYRFPREIISHCVWLYHRFTLSLCEIELLMAGRGVEVSYETIRAWCARFGPEYARRLRRRAPRPGDKWHLHEVFFKVRGARKYLRRAVDQHGSVLDVLIQDKRESKAATRFFRKILKKQGRRPRVLITDKLPSYQVAHRTTMSTVEHRQNKYLNNRCENSHQPTRQRERAMKGFRSIGAAQRFLAAFSRISPHFRPPRHRMTATDHRADMAARFQVWDHVTELAPAG; this comes from the coding sequence CTGCAGGTGTCGTCGACATACAAGGGATACCGATTTCCGCGGGAGATCATCTCCCACTGTGTATGGCTCTACCACCGGTTCACCCTCTCGCTCTGCGAGATCGAGCTGCTCATGGCCGGACGTGGGGTCGAGGTGTCGTACGAGACGATCCGCGCCTGGTGTGCCCGGTTCGGGCCCGAGTACGCTCGCAGGCTGCGGCGGAGGGCGCCCCGACCTGGTGACAAGTGGCACCTCCACGAAGTATTCTTCAAGGTCCGCGGGGCACGGAAATACCTGCGGCGGGCAGTCGATCAGCACGGCAGCGTGCTCGACGTATTGATCCAGGACAAGCGGGAGAGTAAGGCTGCGACCAGGTTCTTCAGGAAAATATTAAAGAAACAGGGTCGTCGGCCACGGGTGCTGATCACCGACAAACTCCCCAGCTACCAGGTCGCACACCGCACCACCATGTCGACGGTCGAGCACCGGCAGAACAAATACTTGAACAATCGGTGCGAGAACTCCCATCAACCCACCCGGCAACGCGAACGCGCGATGAAAGGGTTCCGCTCTATCGGTGCAGCGCAACGGTTTCTGGCAGCGTTCAGTCGCATCTCCCCACACTTCCGGCCACCCCGTCACCGGATGACCGCCACCGATCACCGCGCCGACATGGCCGCCCGATTTCAGGTGTGGGATCACGTTACCGAATTGGCCCCGGCAGGCTGA
- a CDS encoding CGNR zinc finger domain-containing protein — MVLADGRCCMNESSRRSEAEAIFRLDNEILAFRFTATLSDRGGAQFERLTDPSRLDLWLHANCLDLGSEPASTGELREALQLREAIHRVGTAVADQRSGEARDIDLLNRESACGKVHLALEGEAAVWKSSGPSVIEDALAVIAANAIEVFGGDRRGRVKACQWKSCGGLYLDTSRGDNRRWCSMNICGNRAKKAAMNTPDL; from the coding sequence ATGGTTCTTGCCGATGGAAGGTGCTGCATGAATGAGTCGAGTCGCCGAAGTGAGGCCGAGGCGATCTTTCGCCTCGACAATGAAATCCTTGCCTTCCGTTTCACGGCGACCCTCAGCGATCGAGGTGGCGCCCAGTTCGAACGGCTCACAGACCCGTCGCGGCTAGATCTGTGGTTGCATGCGAATTGCTTGGATTTAGGCAGTGAACCTGCATCAACTGGAGAGCTGCGAGAAGCCCTCCAGTTGAGAGAAGCGATACATCGAGTGGGGACAGCGGTGGCGGATCAGCGAAGCGGCGAGGCGCGCGACATCGACCTTCTGAATCGGGAATCTGCTTGCGGCAAAGTGCATCTAGCACTCGAAGGTGAAGCGGCCGTGTGGAAGTCGTCGGGCCCTAGTGTCATCGAGGACGCGCTTGCTGTCATTGCGGCGAATGCAATCGAGGTGTTTGGTGGTGATCGCCGGGGCAGGGTCAAAGCATGTCAGTGGAAAAGCTGTGGCGGACTGTATCTAGATACCAGTCGAGGTGACAATCGGCGATGGTGCTCGATGAATATTTGCGGTAACCGGGCCAAGAAGGCTGCGATGAACACTCCCGACCTGTGA
- a CDS encoding MFS transporter, which yields MKSTANPHVDSGRSLPTVDRLPIGALSALAMTGFVAIMTETMPAGLLRKIGDGLHVSEAGAGQLVTLYALGSVLGAIPLIAVTRGWNRRRVLLLAICGFCIFNLVTALSPNYVLTLGARLLAGMAAGVVWGLLAGYARRIVEPHQQGRAVAVALVGQPAALALGMPLGAWLGTLVDWRVVFAAMSVLAIALAIWVLAQVPDFPGQQVGHRVPIQGVLTSPGMRPILFVVFTWMLAHNILYTYIAPFSDHVGLGDRIGLVLLVFGVMSFVGIWIVGLFADRMLRSLTLTSLAVFAAVSLLLAVGDGAPILMFVGFAAWGLTFGGSPTLLQTALADTAGDAADTGQSILVTVFNLAVAMGGMVGGLLLESSGAQALTWAVFALAAAGTATVWLARSHGFTPGPRTSPA from the coding sequence ATGAAAAGCACAGCCAATCCTCATGTGGACTCTGGAAGATCGCTACCAACTGTGGATCGACTGCCGATCGGCGCCCTCAGCGCGCTGGCGATGACGGGCTTCGTCGCGATCATGACGGAGACCATGCCGGCTGGGTTGCTCAGGAAAATCGGGGACGGTCTCCATGTGTCGGAAGCGGGCGCGGGTCAACTCGTGACGTTGTACGCGTTGGGGTCGGTCTTGGGGGCGATTCCGCTGATAGCCGTCACCCGCGGATGGAATAGGCGTCGGGTGCTCTTGCTCGCGATCTGCGGTTTCTGCATCTTCAACCTCGTTACGGCGCTCTCTCCGAATTACGTATTGACTCTGGGCGCGCGGCTTCTTGCCGGGATGGCGGCAGGGGTGGTGTGGGGGCTTCTTGCGGGTTACGCACGACGCATAGTCGAGCCCCACCAACAGGGACGGGCGGTGGCTGTTGCGCTGGTGGGACAGCCGGCCGCGCTAGCATTGGGCATGCCGCTGGGGGCGTGGCTCGGCACGCTCGTCGACTGGCGGGTCGTCTTCGCGGCCATGTCCGTTCTAGCTATTGCCCTGGCAATCTGGGTGCTCGCGCAAGTTCCAGATTTTCCCGGCCAGCAAGTCGGGCATCGAGTGCCCATCCAGGGGGTGTTGACGTCACCTGGGATGCGCCCGATTCTGTTTGTGGTGTTCACCTGGATGTTGGCCCACAACATTCTCTATACCTACATCGCACCGTTCTCCGATCACGTAGGACTCGGGGACCGGATCGGGCTGGTCCTTCTCGTCTTCGGAGTCATGTCGTTCGTCGGAATTTGGATCGTAGGATTGTTCGCGGACCGTATGCTGCGTTCCCTGACGTTGACGAGCCTGGCAGTCTTCGCGGCAGTCTCGTTGTTGCTGGCAGTTGGCGATGGAGCGCCCATCCTGATGTTCGTGGGCTTTGCCGCGTGGGGGTTGACGTTCGGGGGTTCACCGACATTGCTTCAGACCGCGCTGGCAGACACGGCGGGAGATGCGGCTGACACAGGGCAGTCGATCTTGGTCACCGTATTCAATCTTGCAGTCGCGATGGGCGGTATGGTCGGCGGACTCCTTCTGGAATCCTCGGGCGCACAAGCTCTCACGTGGGCGGTCTTTGCCCTTGCTGCCGCTGGTACGGCAACGGTGTGGCTGGCCCGGTCGCATGGCTTCACACCGGGACCTCGTACGTCCCCGGCATGA
- a CDS encoding GNAT family N-acetyltransferase has protein sequence MSTTTDITTIASISRPTVPIVCHRTLSREHHVVIGVGPKRRLLDSPHRGRGSGRALIAAAEQQHRSTGRTQVWFGFVDDREKNALGLYANLGFTIADTVREMPGVAKVIGNANYVSRSGTWFYKTF, from the coding sequence ATGAGCACAACCACCGACATCACCACCATCGCCTCGATATCCCGCCCCACGGTACCGATAGTGTGCCACCGCACCCTGTCTCGGGAGCATCACGTCGTGATCGGTGTCGGGCCAAAACGCCGATTATTGGACAGTCCCCATCGTGGGCGAGGATCAGGACGAGCCCTAATCGCTGCCGCAGAACAACAACATCGGAGCACCGGGCGAACGCAGGTGTGGTTCGGCTTCGTCGACGACCGCGAAAAGAACGCACTCGGCCTGTACGCGAACCTGGGTTTCACCATTGCCGACACTGTCCGCGAGATGCCTGGAGTGGCCAAGGTCATCGGCAACGCCAACTACGTCAGCCGGTCCGGCACATGGTTCTACAAGACCTTCTGA
- a CDS encoding SIMPL domain-containing protein, whose translation MPTTRRTTFALLTAAAALTVSLTACGSSEPATKEVTVVGTGEVRGAPDILTAVIGVELVEPDVGGAVSQSNEKARAMIDAMVAAGVATDDVRTSDLSIQPQYDAVSGNQTGYRAINSVHIIVRDLGKASGVLDAGIAASGNAARLHTVAFDIDDNSTLLADARTRAFEDAKTRAGQYADLSGTSLSNVVTITEALTTTTTTGNQNMDTNSLMRSPGAYDMVLAPGTQQVAFQVTVTWALG comes from the coding sequence ATGCCCACAACACGACGAACAACGTTCGCACTCCTGACAGCTGCTGCAGCACTGACCGTTTCACTCACCGCCTGCGGAAGTTCCGAGCCCGCAACGAAAGAAGTCACCGTCGTCGGAACAGGCGAAGTGCGCGGAGCGCCGGACATCCTGACCGCCGTCATCGGTGTCGAGTTAGTGGAACCCGACGTCGGCGGCGCGGTGTCGCAATCGAACGAGAAGGCACGTGCGATGATCGACGCGATGGTCGCCGCGGGCGTGGCCACCGACGATGTCCGGACGAGTGACCTGTCGATCCAACCCCAGTACGACGCCGTCAGCGGAAACCAGACGGGCTATCGCGCCATCAACTCGGTGCACATCATCGTCCGTGACCTGGGCAAAGCGTCAGGCGTACTGGACGCGGGAATTGCCGCCAGCGGCAATGCGGCACGTCTGCATACGGTCGCCTTCGACATCGACGACAATTCGACGTTGCTCGCAGATGCTCGCACCCGCGCGTTCGAGGATGCGAAGACCCGGGCCGGGCAATACGCGGACCTGTCCGGCACGTCGCTGTCGAACGTTGTCACCATAACCGAAGCGCTCACCACCACCACCACCACCGGCAACCAGAACATGGACACGAATTCCCTGATGCGGAGCCCCGGCGCCTACGACATGGTTCTCGCTCCGGGCACCCAACAGGTGGCATTCCAGGTGACGGTCACCTGGGCGCTGGGCTAG
- a CDS encoding TetR/AcrR family transcriptional regulator has protein sequence MKPEPQPSVVRDRLLDLCVRYVLDRGLIGLSLRPLAAAIGTSDRMLIYHFGTKDLLVSAVIERANAMLTSAVGDDAVRSDSTPSVGDVLRAAWDFMSTVEGKKLSRLYLELCVLSGQDPQRWVTAHRAMRNSWVALIGPTLRPITSAPRRQAVQRLAIDAIDGMLLDDLVTGESDQIRDAVDVLIELIEGLVDE, from the coding sequence GTGAAGCCTGAACCGCAGCCGTCCGTCGTGCGTGATCGCCTGCTCGACTTGTGTGTGAGATATGTACTCGACCGTGGTCTCATCGGCTTGTCACTGCGCCCGCTGGCAGCTGCGATCGGAACGAGTGATCGGATGCTGATCTACCACTTCGGGACCAAGGACCTCCTTGTTTCGGCCGTGATCGAACGCGCGAACGCAATGCTGACGAGTGCTGTCGGCGACGACGCTGTGCGATCCGACTCGACACCGAGTGTCGGTGATGTCCTGCGAGCTGCCTGGGATTTCATGTCCACGGTGGAGGGAAAGAAGCTTTCCCGGTTGTATCTGGAGCTCTGCGTGCTCTCGGGTCAGGATCCGCAGCGTTGGGTGACCGCTCACCGGGCGATGCGGAATTCCTGGGTTGCGCTCATCGGGCCGACACTGCGTCCGATCACGTCAGCGCCTAGACGGCAAGCCGTGCAGCGCCTCGCTATCGATGCAATCGACGGCATGCTGCTCGATGATCTCGTGACAGGCGAGTCCGATCAGATCCGTGACGCTGTGGACGTGCTCATTGAATTAATCGAGGGCCTGGTTGACGAGTAA
- a CDS encoding type II toxin-antitoxin system PemK/MazF family toxin: MRPIHEAKLDKVRPVLILTRELVRPHLTRVTVAPITTTIRGLSTEVAVGRANGLDADSVINCDSITTIPVSALGQGIGYFFPAQEESLSGAIRAAFDLE, translated from the coding sequence ATGCGACCGATCCACGAAGCGAAGCTGGACAAAGTTCGCCCCGTTCTCATACTGACCCGGGAACTTGTGCGCCCGCACCTGACCCGAGTAACAGTTGCGCCGATCACCACCACCATTCGAGGACTATCCACCGAAGTGGCAGTTGGGCGCGCGAACGGCCTGGACGCAGACTCCGTGATCAATTGCGACAGCATCACGACGATCCCGGTGAGCGCGCTCGGGCAGGGAATCGGCTATTTCTTTCCAGCACAAGAGGAATCGCTGTCGGGAGCGATTCGCGCAGCCTTCGATCTCGAATGA
- a CDS encoding YlcI/YnfO family protein: MSTQIAVRLPDEMVAFLDGEVTSHRAPSRAALVLRALERERRRQIAARDAEILAKASSEDDLDSLAAYAEDRSADLI, translated from the coding sequence ATGAGCACGCAGATCGCGGTACGACTACCCGACGAGATGGTGGCATTCCTCGATGGCGAAGTGACCAGCCATCGAGCGCCGTCACGCGCAGCGTTGGTCCTACGTGCACTCGAGCGTGAACGCCGCAGGCAGATCGCAGCCAGGGACGCAGAGATCCTCGCCAAGGCGTCGAGCGAGGACGATCTGGACTCACTTGCCGCATATGCCGAAGATCGATCGGCGGACCTGATCTGA
- a CDS encoding DUF2637 domain-containing protein, with amino-acid sequence MGDFSLRAARIQLGALIAALLIAILIAIGITTGAFVLSFAVQRDLARQGTLPENLAWIFPVIVDSAILGSTIAIVILTKLKMSKWDKGFYIALAVTVVAISILGNAYHAFHAASAAQSQVAAGIDIGFVPLDPAIAALIAIIPPTLVLAFTHGLGILIKATGIAYTDYKTQADEHAAQDTAPTAPENRNSHKPATAVAQHLPAIEEPPKIAVRVHPPHPSAGDTAIDVMDPPATNPDLSADLDWFITQSDLPDAVKDTARRKLADPNLTWESIAQTSNPPVATSTSWRRYEKFDTAARAAGFENPPLIDMRASDIDCADDLIAST; translated from the coding sequence ATGGGTGATTTTAGTCTGCGCGCTGCGCGGATCCAGCTTGGAGCACTGATCGCCGCACTTCTTATTGCAATCCTCATTGCAATCGGAATCACCACCGGCGCCTTCGTCCTCTCGTTCGCGGTGCAACGCGACCTTGCGCGGCAGGGAACCTTGCCCGAAAACCTTGCATGGATTTTCCCCGTCATTGTCGACAGCGCGATCCTCGGATCCACGATTGCGATCGTCATCTTGACCAAACTCAAAATGAGCAAATGGGACAAAGGCTTCTACATCGCTCTGGCAGTCACGGTCGTCGCGATCAGCATCCTCGGCAACGCCTATCACGCATTCCATGCCGCATCCGCAGCGCAAAGTCAGGTTGCAGCAGGTATCGATATCGGATTTGTTCCCCTCGACCCGGCCATCGCTGCGCTTATTGCGATCATTCCTCCGACGCTCGTGCTTGCCTTCACCCACGGACTCGGGATCCTCATCAAAGCAACGGGCATCGCGTACACCGACTACAAAACGCAAGCCGATGAACACGCCGCGCAAGACACAGCACCCACAGCGCCAGAGAACCGGAACTCACACAAACCGGCGACCGCCGTTGCGCAACACCTGCCTGCGATCGAAGAGCCCCCGAAAATCGCTGTCCGCGTCCATCCACCGCACCCTTCGGCAGGCGACACGGCCATCGATGTCATGGACCCGCCCGCAACGAACCCGGATCTGTCCGCAGATCTCGACTGGTTCATCACGCAATCCGACTTACCCGATGCAGTCAAAGACACCGCGCGCCGCAAACTTGCAGACCCAAACCTCACCTGGGAATCCATCGCTCAGACATCAAACCCGCCCGTTGCTACGTCAACTTCCTGGCGGCGCTACGAAAAGTTCGACACGGCGGCCCGCGCGGCCGGCTTCGAAAACCCGCCACTGATCGATATGCGAGCATCGGATATCGACTGCGCTGACGATCTCATCGCCTCAACCTGA